One region of Termitidicoccus mucosus genomic DNA includes:
- a CDS encoding autotransporter-associated beta strand repeat-containing protein has product MANNAQVLLHTGGISGDFAAKSVSGGTSQKDFLTFGAFIVGGTDYVLGTQLTWLSGTDRSHGNFTLGEGEVFNVDVALGNTTPHGANLALSDSWDGASLTVTSSNRGDLILSASNSYSGTTLVNGGTLTITGYVGARRCHRQRLRHRRHGQPQRQRPVAHERLRTAQHRQQHRHRRAGHH; this is encoded by the coding sequence TTGGCGAATAACGCGCAAGTACTCCTCCACACCGGGGGCATCAGCGGCGACTTCGCGGCGAAGAGCGTCAGCGGCGGGACCAGCCAGAAGGACTTCCTGACCTTCGGCGCGTTCATCGTCGGCGGCACCGACTACGTGCTCGGAACGCAGCTGACGTGGCTCAGCGGCACCGACCGCAGCCACGGCAACTTCACGCTGGGCGAGGGCGAGGTTTTCAACGTGGACGTGGCCTTGGGCAACACCACGCCGCACGGCGCGAACCTCGCCCTCAGCGACTCGTGGGATGGCGCGTCGCTGACCGTGACCTCGTCGAACCGGGGCGACCTCATCCTCAGCGCCAGCAACAGCTACAGCGGCACGACGCTGGTCAACGGGGGCACGCTGACCATCACCGGCTACGTCGGGGCACGGCGGTGTCATCGGCAGCGGCTCCGGCACCGACGGCACGGTCAACCTCAGCGGCAGCGGCCAGTGGCGCATGAACGGCTCCGCACCGCTCAACATCGGCAACAACACCGGCACCGGCGCGCTGGCCATCACTGA
- a CDS encoding beta strand repeat-containing protein, with the protein MNGSAPLNIGNNTGTGALAITDSGTVTAGGVGIGATGLVAVGGAGHLGGGQFSVNGRLDAAGSAVVASTDFRVSSDALASGTAGVSGSAFLDVSGGGLIGYYSNTGTSTLALSESGSARFTGLSVNPTRTAGAGLVTVSGTSRLDITDYLAFGGSSYMNISGSGAVAVGGTVSFGQYAADFGVLAVGDSGALAAAGDFILGYSGAGTGTGQLNISGSGLVTAGGTYAQNANSTLALTVENRGAGDAFIYASSATVGGTISVSGFATGSVFASASSVLGSGHQVLISATSGTISGVFASATLAGAAGSLPDYLYGGIYKTDADTKYVAGVNLAWFGGAQDGRGNFTVAGGTSFDVNTTLSDTVGLAGSPAYASGWDGRSLTVTASNSGTLILSGSNTYTGTTTVNGGALAITGWTGSTAAGVVGATPGDSGAVAVGNGGYWQAQNDILVGGGGAGALAIAAGGTVHSLGGSEVGWAPGGSGSATVGGAWRSEGMMIVGDEGSGALAVPAGGLVSSGMISAIGLFSGTGTATVSGWWDSGSDFYTGYFGNGALTVTDSGSVTVGGGLFAGFDAGGGLAGSGSIAVTGSGLLATAGNLTLGVAGTGALSVDAAGRVAAGGDITLGGTDTGSGTPVTGTGAGSGSAVITGGGLVSAAGNFYNGDTGAGALTIGQSGSIGAGGTYAQNAGSTLTLMLDGTLGGRGAFVTAAAANLAGTLVVHATGTASGTKASTLADHVQVLIRTGTLTGDFAGKTVTGGTSVADYLAYSAFIVGGTDYVLGSQLAWHTGTGGAHGNFTLGAGETFEVDVALADAAAPNASGWDGQSLAKLGDGLLILSASNGYSGTTFAGGGTLAITGHVGGAAGYIAGAGTTAWVTVGGSGSWGTAGDLHVGGSGTGYLAIAGGGRVSTGGTAFWQVAGDLFVGTDGTGSLLISESGSVSTAGHGYLGYSATATGTATVGGGGFWSSATTFYVGYSGTGALVLGGSGSIGTAQDAYLGYNNNAGAARSAARRCGRPAPTFITASPAPARSPSAKAARWPSAARISKTPNPRSPSPSSPAGRRPT; encoded by the coding sequence ATGAACGGCTCCGCACCGCTCAACATCGGCAACAACACCGGCACCGGCGCGCTGGCCATCACTGACAGCGGCACGGTCACCGCCGGCGGCGTCGGCATCGGCGCCACCGGCCTGGTCGCCGTCGGCGGCGCCGGCCACCTCGGCGGCGGGCAGTTCAGCGTCAACGGCCGGTTGGACGCCGCCGGCAGCGCCGTCGTCGCCAGCACCGATTTCCGGGTCAGCAGCGACGCCCTCGCCAGCGGCACGGCCGGCGTCAGCGGCAGCGCGTTCCTCGATGTCTCCGGCGGCGGCCTCATCGGTTATTATTCCAACACCGGCACCAGCACGCTCGCCCTTTCCGAAAGCGGCAGCGCGCGCTTCACCGGCCTGAGCGTCAACCCGACGCGCACCGCGGGCGCGGGCCTGGTCACCGTCAGTGGCACGAGCCGCCTCGACATCACCGACTACCTCGCCTTCGGCGGCAGCAGCTACATGAACATCAGCGGCAGCGGCGCGGTCGCGGTCGGCGGCACGGTTTCCTTCGGGCAATACGCCGCCGACTTCGGCGTGCTGGCCGTCGGCGACAGCGGCGCGCTCGCGGCGGCGGGCGACTTCATCCTCGGCTACAGCGGCGCCGGCACCGGCACCGGCCAGCTCAACATCTCCGGCAGCGGCCTGGTCACCGCCGGCGGCACGTATGCGCAAAACGCCAACTCCACGCTGGCGCTGACGGTGGAAAACCGCGGCGCGGGCGACGCGTTCATTTACGCCTCGTCGGCGACGGTGGGCGGCACCATCAGCGTCAGCGGCTTTGCGACGGGCAGCGTGTTCGCCAGCGCGAGCAGCGTGCTTGGCAGCGGCCATCAAGTCCTCATCAGCGCGACCAGCGGCACCATCAGCGGCGTGTTCGCCAGCGCCACGCTGGCCGGAGCCGCCGGCAGCCTGCCCGACTACCTCTACGGCGGCATCTACAAGACCGACGCTGACACCAAATACGTCGCCGGCGTGAACCTCGCGTGGTTCGGCGGCGCGCAGGACGGCCGCGGCAATTTCACCGTCGCCGGCGGCACGAGCTTCGACGTCAACACCACCCTCAGCGACACCGTGGGCCTCGCCGGTTCGCCCGCCTACGCCTCCGGCTGGGACGGCCGTTCGCTGACCGTCACCGCCAGCAACTCCGGCACGCTCATCCTCAGCGGCTCGAACACCTACACCGGCACGACCACGGTCAACGGCGGCGCGCTCGCCATCACCGGCTGGACGGGCAGCACGGCGGCGGGCGTCGTCGGCGCGACTCCCGGCGACAGCGGCGCCGTCGCGGTCGGCAACGGCGGTTATTGGCAGGCGCAAAACGACATCCTCGTCGGCGGCGGCGGCGCGGGGGCGCTGGCCATCGCGGCGGGCGGCACGGTGCACAGCCTAGGCGGCAGTGAGGTCGGCTGGGCGCCGGGCGGCAGCGGCAGCGCCACCGTCGGCGGGGCGTGGCGCAGCGAAGGGATGATGATCGTGGGCGACGAGGGGAGCGGCGCGCTGGCCGTCCCGGCGGGCGGCCTGGTCAGCAGCGGCATGATCAGTGCGATCGGGCTCTTCAGCGGCACCGGCACCGCCACGGTCAGCGGCTGGTGGGACAGCGGCAGCGACTTTTACACGGGCTATTTCGGCAACGGCGCGCTGACGGTGACCGACAGCGGCAGCGTCACCGTCGGCGGAGGACTGTTCGCCGGCTTCGATGCCGGCGGCGGCCTGGCCGGCAGCGGCAGCATCGCCGTCACCGGCAGCGGCCTGCTGGCCACGGCGGGCAATCTCACCCTCGGGGTGGCCGGCACCGGCGCGTTGAGCGTGGACGCGGCGGGCCGCGTCGCCGCCGGCGGGGACATCACCCTCGGCGGCACCGACACCGGCAGCGGCACCCCCGTCACCGGCACCGGCGCCGGCAGCGGCAGCGCCGTCATCACCGGCGGCGGCCTGGTGAGCGCGGCGGGCAATTTTTATAACGGCGACACCGGCGCCGGCGCGCTCACGATCGGCCAGTCCGGCAGCATCGGCGCCGGCGGCACGTATGCGCAGAACGCCGGCTCCACGCTCACCCTCATGCTCGACGGCACGCTGGGCGGGCGCGGGGCGTTCGTCACGGCGGCGGCGGCAAACCTCGCCGGCACGCTGGTCGTCCACGCCACCGGCACCGCCAGCGGCACCAAGGCCAGCACGCTCGCCGACCACGTGCAGGTGCTCATCCGCACGGGCACCCTCACCGGCGACTTCGCCGGCAAGACCGTCACCGGCGGCACCAGCGTGGCGGACTACCTGGCCTACAGCGCGTTCATCGTGGGCGGCACCGACTACGTGCTCGGCTCGCAGCTCGCGTGGCACACCGGCACGGGCGGCGCGCACGGCAACTTCACGCTCGGCGCGGGCGAAACGTTCGAGGTGGACGTTGCCCTGGCCGACGCCGCCGCGCCCAACGCCTCGGGCTGGGACGGGCAATCGCTCGCCAAGCTCGGCGACGGCCTGCTCATCCTCAGCGCCAGCAACGGCTATAGCGGCACGACCTTCGCCGGCGGCGGCACCCTGGCCATCACCGGCCACGTCGGCGGCGCGGCCGGTTACATCGCCGGCGCCGGCACCACGGCGTGGGTCACCGTCGGCGGCAGCGGGTCCTGGGGCACGGCGGGCGACCTGCACGTCGGCGGCAGCGGCACCGGTTACCTGGCCATCGCCGGCGGCGGCCGCGTGTCCACCGGCGGCACGGCCTTCTGGCAGGTCGCGGGCGACTTGTTCGTCGGCACCGACGGCACCGGCAGCCTGCTCATCAGCGAGAGCGGCAGTGTCAGCACCGCCGGGCATGGTTACCTCGGCTACTCGGCAACCGCGACGGGCACGGCCACGGTCGGCGGCGGCGGGTTCTGGAGCAGCGCCACGACATTCTACGTCGGCTACAGCGGCACGGGCGCGCTCGTGCTCGGCGGGAGCGGCAGCATCGGCACCGCCCAGGACGCCTACCTCGGCTACAACAACAACGCCGGCGCGGCGCGATCGGCGGCGCGGCGTTGTGGACGGCCGGCGCCGACTTTTATAACGGCCTCGCCGGCACCGGCTCGCTCGCCCTCCGCGAAAGCGGCTCGCTGGCCGTCGGCGGCACGTATTTCCAAAACGCCCAATCCACGCTCGCCCTCGCCCTCGAGCCCGGCCGGACGACGGCCTACCTGA
- a CDS encoding autotransporter outer membrane beta-barrel domain-containing protein, which yields MDLATGALVSATQSAAISQSGTQVATGTYGYGLAGRDASANNGLHVSYGLVAVDILAGRTLLLDSDTTAPAGGNDFKAVITGSGHLALSPASAITLNASNRYTGTTLITGGTLIAGADDALGRTSHLALAANAAYDLAGNTQTLGGGRIDGALLGSGSLGLGGNVDITGTNAAFAADIGVTGTTTLHHTQALGATGATAIAADAELLLVSSTGAFSKRLGGQGRFALAAGSTVALTGANTAFGGTFAIAQNTALGAGSAAHLGSAALAADGLLTLSSTAAETLANALGGSGTFVKDGAGNLTIARSNAFTGVTTVAGGTLTLSDLHGTGTGDITNHAALVLAASGIFANNLLGSGTTIIDPGVILTGSNALAAWDVTASGTASVTQQQNLGDAATHVDGRLVITASAGWNYANALTGTGVLSVDTSGSAFAFTPAALPPPPAGFHGTLALGHSAFDLSGVNTAALADATLQLDDGNHTTVGSGTQQIGNLALASGTITFTLGASGTQADGIVSTGVLDVRDTVIRVDTGSFTGNGGLPLLRQDEGMSLLLVQSDTLAAGSKTLVTGSHLVDQNGSSISSAAQNDIVQSGTLTASGTYNFAALAGNTGLHLAYTLTALDLLAGRTTVLDHETAFLGAITGGTTPGGHELHALVSGSGNLQISATGAIWLNNPANTYTGATLVTGGTLVAGASGALGHTAFLSVSDSAAFNLNHTTQTLAGGLILGADGLQGTGTLHLAAGLLDIHAANTGFAALVATTGTVRLAHVQGLGDSGTLALDSAAATLILDTAAGGTFATAFSGSQGSFIKDGASAVAIARANAFGGTAAIRSGTLAAAHIAALGTASVDIAAGAAFEYRGIAAGVSQNTFSGSGALSVISSTLAIARDNTMALVSIDNAVVTMRSSLALGAAATVVTLHNAASALRIDTPGARLGTLHLNGGLLAFAEPAGFAAASAAAYHRARIETLGAGPGRFEFNVDFTGAAGLMTPAAGMKANSLVIAADAAAPHQVRVHYTGQPGTQSASFELIATGNGLAEFALDTNNGKIDFGLTAYELNRGDGSPLMPVASNWYLADTGLSNAADVILDTASTIPLDWNTALDSLHLRMGEVRAENLPATRHPTPAASSGNLWVRSRAYRMNATNSVTGRGFDQYGGGLTAGMDKLFPAGTAASLLGAFIDMGSISRDFDRRGDNTSNSVTLGAYLTRLHDDGWFADAVVRAGRYINKIDARTPDLRSIQGRYTSRALGGSIEAGRRLRRAGGWWLEPALQASLLWLSGDSFETSPESLRLHVAQDSLRSAQYRALLRFGRQSAGGKWNPYGRLGAAAVDSDGGTLHAHDKHLSPSYDGKRVEFGFGASYRINDSSQWHADYEYATARHYQRPWSLNLGYRRLW from the coding sequence GTGGACCTCGCCACCGGCGCGCTCGTCAGTGCCACCCAGTCCGCCGCCATCAGCCAGTCCGGCACGCAAGTCGCCACCGGCACCTACGGCTACGGCCTCGCCGGCCGCGACGCCTCCGCCAACAACGGCCTGCATGTCAGCTACGGCCTCGTCGCGGTGGACATCCTCGCCGGCCGGACGCTCCTGCTCGACAGCGACACCACCGCGCCCGCCGGCGGCAACGATTTCAAGGCCGTCATCACCGGCAGCGGCCACCTCGCCCTCTCCCCCGCCTCCGCCATCACGCTCAATGCCTCCAACCGCTACACCGGCACGACGCTCATCACCGGCGGCACCCTCATCGCCGGCGCCGACGACGCCCTCGGCCGCACTTCGCACCTCGCGCTGGCCGCCAACGCCGCCTACGACCTCGCCGGCAACACCCAGACCCTCGGCGGCGGCCGGATTGACGGCGCCCTTCTCGGCTCCGGCTCGCTCGGCCTCGGCGGAAACGTGGACATCACCGGCACCAACGCCGCCTTCGCCGCCGACATCGGCGTCACCGGCACGACCACGCTCCACCACACGCAGGCCCTCGGCGCCACCGGCGCCACCGCCATCGCCGCCGACGCGGAGCTCCTGCTGGTCTCCTCCACCGGCGCCTTCTCCAAGCGCCTCGGCGGCCAGGGCCGCTTCGCCCTCGCCGCCGGCAGCACCGTGGCCCTCACCGGCGCGAACACCGCCTTCGGCGGCACCTTCGCCATCGCCCAAAACACCGCGCTCGGCGCCGGCTCGGCCGCCCACCTCGGCTCCGCCGCCCTCGCCGCCGACGGCCTCCTCACCCTCTCCAGCACCGCCGCCGAAACCCTCGCCAACGCCCTCGGCGGCTCCGGCACCTTCGTCAAGGACGGCGCGGGCAACCTGACGATTGCCCGGTCCAACGCCTTCACCGGCGTCACCACCGTCGCCGGCGGCACCCTCACCCTCAGCGACCTCCACGGCACCGGCACCGGCGACATCACCAACCACGCCGCCCTCGTCCTCGCCGCCAGCGGCATCTTTGCCAACAACCTCCTCGGCTCCGGCACCACCATCATCGACCCCGGCGTGATCCTCACCGGCAGCAACGCCCTCGCCGCCTGGGACGTCACCGCCTCCGGCACCGCCTCCGTCACCCAACAGCAAAACCTCGGCGACGCCGCCACGCACGTCGACGGCCGCCTGGTCATCACCGCCTCCGCCGGCTGGAACTACGCCAACGCCCTCACCGGCACCGGCGTGCTCTCCGTCGACACCTCCGGCAGCGCCTTCGCCTTCACGCCCGCCGCCCTGCCCCCGCCTCCCGCCGGCTTCCACGGCACCCTCGCCCTGGGCCACAGCGCCTTCGACCTCTCCGGCGTGAACACCGCCGCGCTCGCCGACGCCACGCTGCAGCTCGACGACGGCAATCACACCACCGTCGGCAGCGGCACGCAGCAAATCGGCAACCTCGCGCTCGCCAGCGGCACGATCACCTTCACCCTCGGCGCGAGCGGCACCCAGGCCGACGGCATCGTCAGCACCGGCGTCCTCGATGTCCGCGACACCGTCATCCGCGTGGACACCGGCAGCTTCACCGGCAACGGCGGCCTCCCGCTACTCCGGCAGGACGAGGGCATGAGCCTCCTGCTCGTCCAGAGCGACACCCTCGCCGCCGGCAGCAAGACCCTCGTCACCGGCAGTCACCTCGTCGACCAGAACGGCAGCAGCATCAGCAGCGCCGCGCAAAACGACATCGTGCAGTCCGGCACGCTCACCGCCAGCGGCACCTACAACTTTGCCGCCCTCGCCGGCAACACCGGCCTCCACCTCGCCTACACGCTCACCGCCCTCGACCTGCTCGCGGGCCGCACCACCGTCCTCGACCACGAGACCGCCTTCCTCGGCGCCATCACCGGCGGCACGACCCCCGGCGGACACGAACTCCACGCCCTCGTCTCCGGCTCCGGCAACCTGCAAATCAGCGCCACCGGCGCCATCTGGCTCAACAACCCCGCCAACACCTACACCGGCGCCACCCTCGTCACCGGCGGCACCCTCGTCGCCGGCGCTTCCGGCGCCCTCGGCCACACCGCGTTCCTCTCCGTCTCGGACAGCGCCGCCTTCAATCTCAACCACACCACGCAGACCCTCGCCGGCGGCCTCATCCTCGGCGCGGACGGCCTGCAAGGCACCGGCACGCTGCACCTCGCCGCCGGCCTCCTCGACATCCACGCCGCCAACACCGGCTTTGCCGCGCTGGTCGCCACCACCGGCACCGTGCGCCTCGCGCACGTGCAAGGCCTCGGCGACTCGGGCACCCTCGCGCTCGACTCCGCCGCCGCCACCCTCATCCTCGACACCGCCGCCGGCGGCACCTTCGCCACCGCGTTCTCCGGCAGCCAGGGCTCGTTCATCAAGGACGGCGCATCCGCCGTCGCCATCGCCCGCGCCAACGCCTTTGGCGGCACCGCCGCCATCCGCTCCGGCACCCTCGCCGCGGCCCATATCGCCGCGCTCGGCACCGCCAGCGTGGACATCGCGGCCGGCGCCGCCTTCGAGTATCGCGGCATCGCCGCCGGCGTCTCGCAAAACACCTTCAGCGGCTCCGGCGCCCTCTCCGTCATCAGCAGCACGCTCGCCATCGCCCGCGACAACACCATGGCGTTGGTCAGCATTGACAACGCCGTCGTCACCATGCGCTCCAGCCTCGCCCTCGGCGCCGCCGCCACCGTGGTCACGCTCCACAACGCCGCCTCCGCCCTCCGCATCGACACCCCCGGCGCCCGGCTCGGCACGCTGCACCTCAACGGCGGCCTCCTCGCCTTCGCCGAGCCCGCCGGCTTCGCCGCCGCCTCCGCCGCCGCCTACCACCGCGCCCGCATCGAGACCCTCGGCGCGGGCCCCGGCCGCTTCGAGTTCAACGTGGACTTCACCGGCGCCGCCGGCCTCATGACCCCCGCCGCCGGCATGAAGGCCAACAGCCTCGTCATCGCCGCCGACGCCGCCGCCCCGCACCAAGTCCGCGTCCATTACACCGGCCAGCCCGGCACGCAAAGCGCCTCCTTCGAGCTGATCGCCACCGGCAACGGCCTGGCCGAGTTCGCCCTCGACACCAACAACGGCAAGATCGACTTCGGCCTGACCGCCTACGAGCTCAACCGCGGCGACGGCTCGCCGCTCATGCCCGTCGCCAGCAACTGGTACCTCGCCGACACCGGCCTGTCCAACGCCGCCGACGTCATCCTCGACACCGCCTCCACCATCCCCCTGGACTGGAACACCGCCCTCGACTCCCTCCACCTGCGCATGGGCGAAGTGAGAGCTGAGAATCTGCCCGCCACCCGCCACCCGACACCCGCCGCTTCTTCCGGCAACCTCTGGGTGCGCAGCCGCGCCTACCGCATGAACGCGACCAACAGCGTCACCGGCCGCGGTTTCGACCAGTACGGCGGCGGCCTCACCGCCGGCATGGACAAACTCTTCCCCGCCGGCACCGCCGCCAGCCTCCTCGGCGCCTTCATCGACATGGGCTCGATCAGCCGCGACTTCGACCGCCGCGGCGACAACACCAGCAACAGCGTGACGCTCGGCGCCTACCTCACGCGCCTGCACGACGACGGCTGGTTCGCCGACGCCGTCGTGCGCGCCGGCCGCTACATCAACAAAATCGACGCGCGCACCCCGGACCTGCGCTCCATCCAGGGCCGCTACACCAGCCGCGCCCTCGGCGGCAGCATCGAGGCGGGCCGCCGCCTCCGGCGCGCCGGCGGCTGGTGGCTCGAACCCGCCCTGCAGGCCTCCCTCCTCTGGCTGTCCGGCGACAGCTTCGAGACCTCCCCGGAGAGCCTGCGCCTCCACGTCGCCCAGGACTCGCTCCGCTCCGCCCAGTACCGCGCCCTCCTGCGCTTCGGCCGCCAGTCCGCCGGCGGCAAATGGAACCCCTACGGCAGGCTCGGCGCCGCCGCGGTCGACTCCGACGGCGGCACCCTCCACGCCCACGACAAGCACCTCTCCCCCTCCTACGACGGCAAACGGGTCGAGTTCGGTTTTGGCGCAAGCTACCGCATCAACGACTCCAGCCAGTGGCATGCGGACTACGAGTACGCCACCGCACGCCACTACCAACGCCCCTGGTCCCTCAACCTCGGCTACCGCAGACTCTGGTAG
- the parS gene encoding type II RES/Xre toxin-antitoxin system antitoxin gives MKTIADIADWSRPAPAELAARVEAGLPVTELVKFGRKAGFTAEEIATLVHIPPRTYARRIAGKAKLDVTEGERAVRLMRLYDRALRVFGGHDRTRAWLQRKLRILGGRAPLDFAKTEPGAREVENILGRIEHGVFS, from the coding sequence ATGAAAACCATCGCTGACATCGCCGACTGGAGCCGCCCCGCGCCCGCCGAACTCGCGGCGCGCGTCGAGGCCGGGCTGCCCGTGACCGAACTGGTCAAGTTCGGCCGCAAGGCGGGTTTCACGGCCGAGGAGATCGCCACGCTCGTGCACATCCCGCCGCGCACCTATGCGCGCCGGATCGCTGGCAAGGCGAAACTCGACGTCACCGAGGGCGAGCGCGCCGTGCGCCTCATGCGCCTCTACGACCGGGCGCTCCGGGTCTTTGGCGGGCATGATCGCACCCGCGCATGGCTCCAGCGCAAGCTCCGCATCCTCGGCGGACGCGCCCCGCTTGATTTTGCGAAAACGGAGCCCGGCGCCCGCGAGGTGGAAAACATCCTGGGCCGCATCGAGCATGGCGTCTTTTCATGA
- a CDS encoding RES family NAD+ phosphorylase: MSAPETLTVWRLCSRKFAASAFSGEGARLYGGRWSPPGIAAVYCSESRALAALEVLAHIEDTADFAAIPWVARSIDLPVAEIEKPSRVPASWRQFPYIAATQRFGDDWLRTARAVALRLPSAIIPGEFNYLLNPAHPSFPKLRIGKPSPFRFDPRLKGK, encoded by the coding sequence ATGAGCGCCCCGGAAACGCTCACGGTCTGGCGGCTCTGCTCGCGCAAATTCGCGGCGTCCGCTTTCAGCGGCGAGGGCGCGAGGCTTTACGGCGGACGCTGGTCGCCGCCCGGCATCGCCGCCGTTTACTGCTCGGAGTCACGCGCGCTTGCGGCGCTCGAAGTGCTCGCCCACATCGAGGACACGGCGGATTTTGCCGCCATTCCCTGGGTCGCCCGCTCCATCGACCTGCCTGTCGCCGAAATCGAAAAACCCTCGCGCGTCCCGGCGTCGTGGCGCCAGTTTCCCTACATCGCCGCGACCCAGCGATTCGGCGATGACTGGCTGCGAACCGCGCGCGCCGTGGCGCTCCGCCTGCCCAGCGCCATCATTCCCGGTGAATTCAATTACCTGCTCAACCCCGCGCATCCGTCCTTCCCCAAGTTGCGCATCGGAAAACCATCGCCCTTCCGTTTCGATCCGCGACTGAAAGGCAAATAG